A genomic window from Pseudomonas argentinensis includes:
- a CDS encoding ClpXP protease specificity-enhancing factor produces MNSSRPYLIRALYQWIVDNDCTPHLLVNADYPGVQVPSKFVSDGQIVLNVSPTAVRELALDNDAVRFEGRFGGVAHSLFVPSPAVLAIYARENGQGMVFDQEPPPVQNEVEEVEDEQPPPDDEPPRPSGRPSLKVVK; encoded by the coding sequence ATGAACTCCAGTCGTCCTTATCTGATCCGCGCGCTGTACCAGTGGATCGTCGACAACGATTGCACCCCGCATCTGCTGGTCAACGCCGACTATCCAGGCGTTCAGGTGCCGAGCAAGTTCGTCAGCGACGGGCAGATCGTGCTCAACGTGTCGCCCACGGCGGTGCGCGAACTGGCCCTCGACAACGATGCGGTCCGCTTCGAGGGGCGCTTCGGCGGTGTTGCCCACAGCCTGTTCGTGCCGTCGCCCGCCGTGCTGGCGATCTACGCCCGGGAAAATGGGCAGGGCATGGTCTTCGATCAGGAGCCGCCACCCGTGCAGAACGAGGTGGAGGAAGTCGAAGACGAGCAGCCACCGCCCGACGACGAGCCGCCGCGGCCAAGCGGGCGGCCCAGCCTGAAGGTCGTCAAGTAG
- a CDS encoding glutathione S-transferase N-terminal domain-containing protein, with the protein MAATNRLACYSDAADHYSHRVRIVLAEKSVVVEIIDVEQGRFPNKLLEANPYATLPTLVDRDLALYEPTVIMEYLEERYPHPPLMPVYPVARGNTRLLMHRIQRDWCSLVDLILDPRSKEAARAQARKELRESLTGVSPLFAEKPFFLSDELSLVDCCLLPILWRLPVLGIELPRPAKPLLDYMDRQFARESFRQSLSSLERAMR; encoded by the coding sequence TTGGCTGCGACCAACCGGTTGGCCTGTTATTCCGACGCTGCCGACCACTACTCTCACCGCGTCCGCATCGTGCTCGCCGAAAAGAGCGTCGTGGTGGAAATCATCGACGTGGAGCAGGGCCGCTTTCCCAACAAGCTGCTGGAAGCCAACCCCTACGCGACCCTGCCGACCCTGGTCGACCGTGACCTGGCGCTGTACGAGCCGACCGTGATCATGGAGTACCTGGAGGAGCGCTACCCCCATCCCCCGCTGATGCCGGTGTACCCGGTGGCGCGTGGCAATACGCGGCTGCTGATGCACCGCATCCAGCGCGACTGGTGCTCGCTGGTCGACCTGATCCTCGATCCGCGCAGCAAGGAGGCGGCCCGCGCGCAGGCGCGCAAGGAATTGCGCGAAAGCCTGACCGGGGTTTCGCCGTTGTTTGCTGAAAAACCATTTTTCCTCAGCGACGAGCTGAGCTTGGTAGACTGCTGCCTGTTGCCGATCCTCTGGCGCCTGCCGGTACTGGGGATCGAATTGCCAAGGCCGGCCAAACCGCTGCTCGATTACATGGACCGGCAGTTCGCGCGCGAAAGTTTTCGCCAGAGCCTGTCGTCCCTCGAACGAGCCATGCGCTGA
- a CDS encoding cytochrome c1, whose product MRKLFAACVVALLPAFALAASGHGVALDKVDIDLTDKAALQDGARTFANYCMGCHSAKFQRYERVAADIGVSEQQMMDNLVFTGAKIGDHMTIGMKPEDAKRWFGAAPPDLTLVARVRGNDWLYTYLRTFYDDPARPLGANNLVFPNVGMPNVLGRLQGRQYMGCKQVQVVDNGKKQYDPLTGTPLTHEACDQLVLEPSSGQLSPQAFDDKVRNLVTFLAYSADPNKLHMRRIGTYVLIYLAFFFVFAYLLKREYWKDVH is encoded by the coding sequence ATGAGAAAGCTATTTGCTGCATGTGTGGTCGCCTTGTTGCCTGCCTTCGCCCTGGCCGCCAGCGGTCACGGCGTGGCCCTGGACAAGGTCGATATCGACCTGACCGACAAGGCGGCGCTGCAGGATGGCGCGCGCACCTTCGCCAATTACTGCATGGGCTGCCACAGCGCCAAGTTCCAGCGCTACGAGCGCGTCGCCGCCGATATCGGCGTGTCCGAACAGCAGATGATGGACAACCTGGTGTTCACCGGTGCCAAGATCGGCGATCACATGACCATCGGCATGAAGCCCGAGGATGCCAAGCGCTGGTTCGGCGCCGCGCCGCCCGACCTGACCCTGGTCGCCCGGGTGCGCGGCAACGACTGGCTGTACACCTACCTGCGCACCTTCTACGACGATCCGGCGCGGCCGCTGGGTGCCAACAACCTGGTGTTTCCCAACGTCGGCATGCCCAACGTGCTGGGTCGCCTGCAGGGCCGCCAGTACATGGGCTGCAAGCAGGTGCAGGTGGTCGACAATGGCAAGAAGCAGTACGACCCGCTGACCGGTACGCCGCTGACCCATGAAGCCTGCGACCAATTGGTGCTCGAGCCCAGCAGCGGCCAGCTCAGCCCCCAGGCTTTCGATGACAAGGTACGCAACCTGGTGACCTTTCTGGCCTACTCGGCGGATCCCAACAAGCTGCACATGCGGCGTATCGGCACCTACGTGCTGATCTACCTGGCGTTCTTCTTCGTCTTCGCGTACCTGCTCAAGCGCGAATACTGGAAGGACGTTCATTAA
- a CDS encoding cytochrome b: MSKFMQWVDARFPATKMWNDHLAKYYAPKNFNFLYFFGSLALLVLVNQLLTGVWLTMSYTPTAEAAFASVEGIMRDVRTGNTPHGAILRYMHSTGASAFFIVVYLHMFRGLLYGSYQKPRELVWIFGMLIYLMLMAEAFMGYLLPWGQMSYWGAQVIISLFGAIPYIGDALTEWIRGDYLISGITLNRFFALHVVALPIVILGLVVLHILALHEVGSNNPDGIDIKKYKDENGIPLDGIPFHPYYTVKDIVGVVVFLFVFCFVVFFFPEMGGYFLEKPNFEQANPFKTPEHIAPVWYFTPFYAILRAIPDKLMGVIAMGAAIAVLFVLPWLDRSPVRSMRYKGWLSKLWLLVFCVSFVILGVLGVLPPTPGRTLLSQLCTALYFAYFILMPFYTRMEKTKPVPERVTG, from the coding sequence ATGAGCAAATTCATGCAGTGGGTGGATGCGCGCTTCCCCGCCACCAAGATGTGGAACGACCACCTCGCCAAGTACTACGCGCCGAAGAACTTCAACTTCCTGTACTTCTTCGGCTCCCTGGCCCTACTGGTGCTGGTCAACCAGCTGCTTACCGGGGTCTGGCTGACCATGAGCTACACGCCCACCGCCGAGGCGGCCTTCGCCTCCGTGGAGGGCATCATGCGCGACGTGCGCACCGGTAATACGCCCCACGGCGCGATCCTGCGCTACATGCATTCCACCGGCGCCTCGGCGTTCTTCATCGTCGTCTACCTGCACATGTTCCGCGGCCTGCTCTACGGCTCCTACCAGAAGCCCCGCGAGCTGGTGTGGATCTTCGGCATGCTGATCTACCTGATGCTGATGGCCGAGGCCTTCATGGGCTACCTGCTGCCGTGGGGGCAGATGTCCTACTGGGGCGCCCAGGTGATCATCTCGCTGTTCGGCGCCATCCCCTACATCGGCGATGCGCTGACCGAGTGGATCCGCGGCGACTACCTGATCTCCGGCATCACCCTCAACCGCTTCTTCGCCCTGCACGTGGTGGCCCTGCCGATCGTCATCCTCGGCCTGGTGGTGTTGCATATCCTGGCGTTGCACGAGGTGGGCTCGAACAACCCGGACGGCATCGACATCAAGAAGTACAAGGACGAGAACGGCATCCCGCTCGACGGCATTCCCTTCCACCCCTACTACACGGTCAAGGATATCGTCGGCGTGGTGGTGTTCCTGTTCGTGTTCTGCTTCGTGGTGTTCTTCTTCCCGGAGATGGGCGGCTACTTCCTGGAGAAGCCCAACTTCGAGCAGGCCAATCCGTTCAAGACCCCCGAGCACATCGCCCCGGTATGGTACTTCACGCCGTTCTACGCGATCTTGCGGGCAATTCCCGACAAGCTGATGGGGGTGATCGCCATGGGCGCGGCCATCGCCGTGCTGTTCGTGCTGCCCTGGCTGGACCGCAGCCCGGTGCGCTCGATGCGCTACAAGGGTTGGCTGAGCAAGCTGTGGCTGCTGGTGTTCTGCGTGTCTTTCGTGATCCTCGGCGTGCTCGGCGTCCTGCCGCCCACGCCGGGTCGTACGCTGCTGTCGCAACTGTGCACGGCGCTGTATTTCGCGTACTTCATCCTGATGCCCTTCTACACCAGGATGGAAAAGACCAAACCCGTTCCTGAAAGGGTGACAGGCTGA
- the petA gene encoding ubiquinol-cytochrome c reductase iron-sulfur subunit: protein MSNDGVNAGRRRFLVAATSVVGAAGAAGAAIPFVGSWYPSAKARAAGAPVKVNVAKIEPGQQMVAEWRGQPVFIMRRTEAILENLTRIEGQLADADSRHSVQPGYVDPKTRSIKPEILLLVGLCTHLGCAPSFRPEVAPADLGENWVGGYFCPCHGSRYDLAGRVYKSQPAPLNLPVPPHRYESAEVIIIGVDQEQAG from the coding sequence ATGAGCAATGACGGCGTGAATGCGGGCCGGCGTCGCTTTCTGGTGGCAGCCACTTCGGTGGTTGGGGCCGCCGGGGCGGCGGGGGCTGCAATTCCGTTTGTGGGGTCGTGGTACCCGAGCGCCAAGGCCAGGGCCGCTGGCGCCCCGGTCAAGGTGAACGTCGCCAAGATCGAGCCGGGCCAGCAGATGGTGGCCGAGTGGCGGGGCCAGCCGGTGTTCATCATGCGGCGCACCGAGGCGATTCTCGAGAACCTCACCAGGATCGAAGGGCAGCTGGCCGATGCCGACTCCCGGCATTCGGTGCAGCCGGGCTACGTCGACCCGAAGACGCGCTCGATCAAGCCGGAGATCCTCCTGCTGGTGGGGCTGTGCACGCACCTGGGCTGCGCGCCGTCGTTCCGCCCCGAAGTGGCACCGGCGGATCTCGGCGAGAACTGGGTCGGCGGCTACTTCTGCCCCTGCCACGGCTCGCGCTACGACCTCGCCGGTCGCGTCTACAAGTCGCAGCCGGCGCCGTTGAACCTGCCGGTACCGCCGCACCGCTACGAGTCGGCTGAGGTGATCATCATCGGCGTGGATCAGGAGCAAGCAGGATGA
- the rpsI gene encoding 30S ribosomal protein S9 codes for MSATQNYGTGRRKTATARVFLRPGTGKISINNRTLDTFFGRETARMVVRQPLELTETVEKFDIYVTVIGGGVSGQAGAIRHGITRALMDYDETLRPALRKAGYVTRDAREVERKKVGLRKARKRPQYSKR; via the coding sequence ATGTCGGCGACTCAAAATTACGGCACTGGCCGTCGCAAGACTGCAACCGCACGCGTTTTCCTGCGTCCGGGCACTGGCAAGATCTCCATCAACAACCGCACGCTGGACACCTTCTTCGGCCGTGAAACTGCCCGCATGGTAGTTCGCCAGCCGCTGGAGCTGACCGAGACCGTCGAGAAGTTCGACATCTACGTTACCGTCATCGGCGGTGGTGTGAGCGGTCAGGCTGGCGCGATCCGTCACGGTATCACCCGCGCGCTGATGGACTACGACGAGACCCTGCGTCCGGCTCTGCGTAAAGCAGGCTATGTGACCCGCGATGCTCGTGAAGTCGAGCGTAAGAAGGTCGGTCTGCGTAAAGCGCGTAAGCGTCCTCAGTACTCCAAGCGTTAA
- the rplM gene encoding 50S ribosomal protein L13, with protein sequence MKTFTAKPETVKRDWFVVDAAGQTLGRLATEIASRLRGKHKPEYTPHVDTGDYIVVINAEQVRVTGAKTSDKMYYSHSGFPGGIKSINFEKLIAKAPERVIETAVKGMLPKNPLGRDMYRKLKVYAGAAHPHTAQQPQELKI encoded by the coding sequence ATGAAAACTTTTACCGCTAAACCGGAAACAGTAAAACGCGACTGGTTCGTCGTTGACGCTGCTGGTCAGACCCTGGGTCGTCTGGCTACAGAAATCGCGAGCCGTCTGCGTGGCAAGCACAAGCCTGAGTACACCCCTCACGTTGACACCGGCGACTACATCGTCGTCATCAACGCCGAGCAGGTACGTGTAACTGGCGCTAAAACCAGCGACAAAATGTACTACTCCCACTCCGGTTTCCCGGGCGGCATCAAGTCGATCAACTTCGAGAAGCTGATCGCCAAGGCCCCTGAGCGCGTGATCGAGACCGCGGTTAAAGGCATGCTGCCGAAGAACCCGCTGGGCCGCGACATGTACCGTAAGCTGAAAGTGTATGCGGGCGCTGCTCACCCTCACACTGCTCAGCAGCCTCAAGAACTGAAGATTTAA
- a CDS encoding NADP(H)-dependent aldo-keto reductase — MQYRQLGRTDLNVSALCLGTMTWGEQNDAAEAFAQIERAKAYGINFIDTAEMYPVPPRAETYSKTEQIIGDYFKQRGDRADWILASKVAGPGNGITHIRDGQLKHNRQHIVAALDASLKRLQTDWIDLYQLHWPERPTNFFGQLGYQHQDSDSTPIEEILEALDEQVKAGKIRHIGLSNETPWGTMKFLQLAEARGMSRVVSVQNPYNLLNRSYEVGMAEVSIREQCGLLAYSPLAFGMLSGKYENGARPANARLSLFSRFARYNAPETVAACSRYVALAREHGLDPAQMALAFVTSRPFVTSNIIGATSLEQLDANLASSELKLSDEVLEGIEAIHKTQPNPAP, encoded by the coding sequence ATGCAATACCGTCAGCTCGGCCGCACCGATCTCAATGTCAGCGCCCTGTGCCTGGGCACCATGACCTGGGGCGAGCAGAACGATGCCGCCGAAGCGTTCGCCCAGATCGAGCGCGCCAAGGCCTATGGCATCAACTTCATCGACACCGCCGAAATGTACCCGGTGCCGCCGCGTGCCGAGACCTACAGCAAGACCGAACAGATCATCGGCGACTACTTCAAGCAGCGCGGCGACCGCGCCGACTGGATCCTGGCCAGCAAGGTGGCCGGCCCCGGCAACGGCATTACCCACATCCGCGACGGCCAGCTCAAGCACAACCGCCAGCACATCGTCGCCGCCCTGGACGCCAGCCTCAAGCGCCTGCAGACCGACTGGATCGACCTCTACCAGTTGCACTGGCCGGAGCGCCCGACCAACTTCTTCGGCCAGCTCGGCTACCAGCATCAGGACAGCGACTCCACGCCCATCGAGGAGATCCTCGAGGCGCTGGACGAGCAGGTCAAGGCCGGCAAGATCCGCCACATCGGCCTGTCCAACGAAACGCCGTGGGGCACCATGAAATTCCTGCAGCTGGCCGAAGCCCGCGGCATGTCCCGCGTGGTATCGGTGCAGAACCCCTACAACCTGCTCAACCGCAGCTACGAAGTGGGCATGGCCGAAGTATCGATTCGTGAGCAGTGCGGCCTGCTGGCCTACTCGCCCCTGGCCTTTGGCATGCTCTCCGGCAAATACGAGAACGGCGCCCGCCCGGCCAATGCGCGGCTGAGCCTGTTCAGCCGCTTCGCCCGCTACAACGCCCCGGAAACCGTGGCCGCCTGCTCGCGCTACGTGGCCCTGGCCCGCGAACACGGCCTGGACCCGGCGCAGATGGCCCTGGCCTTCGTCACCAGCCGCCCGTTCGTGACCAGCAATATCATCGGCGCCACCTCGCTGGAGCAACTGGACGCCAACCTGGCGAGCAGCGAACTGAAACTCAGCGATGAAGTGCTGGAAGGCATCGAAGCGATCCACAAGACCCAGCCAAACCCGGCGCCCTGA
- the nfi gene encoding deoxyribonuclease V (cleaves DNA at apurinic or apyrimidinic sites): protein MLSFAELAASPFAEWDGTPAAARILQKELAEQVRLEDDFPPLRLLAGVDVGFEEGGEITRAAAILLDAETLQPVAECVARIPTSMPYVPGLLSFRELPALLSALAGLPQEPDLIVVDGHGIAHPRGLGIAAHLGVVTGRPTIGVAKKILTGHHCELGDERGDKVELLDRQNRQIGWVLRSKRKVRPLIVSPGNRVSMHKAAELVLSWDKGYRLPEPTRLADRLASRRDSKGPKLL from the coding sequence ATGCTGAGTTTTGCCGAGTTGGCCGCGTCGCCCTTCGCCGAATGGGACGGCACGCCCGCCGCCGCGAGGATCCTGCAGAAGGAATTGGCCGAACAGGTGCGCCTGGAGGACGACTTTCCGCCATTGCGCCTGCTGGCCGGGGTGGATGTCGGCTTCGAGGAGGGCGGCGAGATCACCCGCGCCGCCGCCATCCTGCTGGATGCCGAGACCCTGCAACCGGTCGCCGAATGCGTGGCGCGCATTCCCACCAGCATGCCCTACGTGCCGGGGTTGTTGTCGTTTCGCGAGCTGCCGGCCCTGTTGTCGGCCCTGGCAGGGCTACCCCAGGAGCCGGACCTGATCGTCGTCGACGGCCACGGCATCGCCCATCCGCGCGGCCTGGGGATCGCCGCGCACCTGGGCGTGGTCACCGGCCGGCCGACCATCGGTGTGGCGAAGAAGATCCTCACCGGGCATCACTGCGAGCTGGGCGACGAGCGAGGCGACAAGGTGGAGCTGCTCGACCGCCAGAACCGGCAGATCGGCTGGGTGCTACGCAGCAAGCGCAAGGTGCGGCCGTTGATCGTCTCGCCCGGCAACCGGGTCAGCATGCACAAGGCTGCAGAGCTGGTGCTGAGCTGGGACAAGGGCTATCGGCTGCCGGAACCGACGCGCCTGGCGGACCGCCTGGCGTCGCGGCGCGATAGCAAAGGGCCGAAGCTGCTGTAA
- a CDS encoding GlxA family transcriptional regulator — MAGLRHGKQQGLGLVPTFEVRLVSPDGLPVTSFSGVQLPVDGPLDSEAQLIVLPAFWDDYDALSSRYPQVFDWLCARHAAGASLCGEANGAFWMAASGLLDGKEATTCWRFFGEFATRFPAVALNQDKHLTDADNLYCVAGPTSACDLYIYLIERFCGTSVAQSVARDILYEVRRSYTPGRIGFGGQKQHQDTKILQIQQWLEEHFAERFRFEDVARDHGMSIRNFMRRFHAATGDKPLYYLQRLRIETAKGLLSSSPKSIKAVSYEIGYDDASFFARLFRQHTGLSPNQYRQRQAASHKLQAKAQPD; from the coding sequence ATGGCCGGCTTGCGCCACGGCAAGCAGCAAGGCCTTGGCCTGGTGCCGACCTTCGAGGTGCGCCTGGTCAGCCCGGATGGCCTGCCGGTCACCAGTTTCAGCGGCGTGCAGCTACCGGTCGACGGCCCGCTCGACAGCGAGGCCCAACTGATCGTCCTGCCGGCCTTCTGGGACGACTACGACGCCCTGAGCAGCCGCTACCCGCAGGTGTTCGACTGGTTGTGCGCCCGCCACGCCGCTGGCGCCAGCCTGTGCGGGGAAGCCAACGGGGCGTTCTGGATGGCCGCCAGCGGCCTGCTCGACGGCAAGGAGGCGACCACCTGCTGGCGCTTCTTCGGCGAGTTCGCCACGCGTTTTCCGGCGGTGGCGCTAAACCAGGACAAGCACCTGACCGACGCCGACAACCTCTACTGCGTGGCCGGCCCGACCTCGGCCTGTGACCTGTACATCTACCTGATCGAGCGTTTCTGCGGCACCAGCGTGGCGCAGAGCGTGGCCCGCGACATCCTCTACGAAGTGCGCCGCAGCTACACCCCGGGGCGCATCGGCTTCGGCGGCCAGAAGCAGCACCAGGACACCAAGATCCTGCAGATCCAACAGTGGCTCGAGGAGCATTTCGCCGAGCGTTTCCGCTTCGAGGACGTGGCCCGCGACCACGGCATGAGCATCCGCAACTTCATGCGCCGCTTCCACGCCGCCACCGGCGACAAGCCGCTGTACTACCTGCAGCGCCTGCGCATCGAAACCGCCAAGGGGCTGCTGTCGTCCTCGCCGAAGAGCATCAAGGCGGTCAGCTACGAGATCGGCTACGATGACGCCAGCTTCTTCGCCCGCCTGTTCCGCCAGCACACCGGGCTGTCGCCCAACCAATACAGACAGCGGCAAGCTGCAAGCCACAAGCTGCAAGCGAAGGCACAGCCCGACTAA
- the zapE gene encoding cell division protein ZapE, translating into MTPLERYQADLKRPDFFHDAAQEQAVRHLQRLYDELVADERSKPGVFGKLFGKKSVTPVKGLYFWGGVGRGKTYLVDTFFDALPFKEKERTHFHRFMKRVHEEMRSLKDVKNPLTVIGKRFSEQFRVICFDEFFVSDITDAMILATLLEELFKNGVTLVATSNIVPDGLYKDGLQRARFLPAIELLKVHTEIVNVDSGIDYRLRALEQAELFHFPLGEAAEQSLEKSFKSLLHENTGVQENESLMIENRAIVARKVGGDVGWFDFRELCDGPRSQNDYIELGKIFHSVILSNVEQMSVAKEDMARRFINLVDEFYDRNVKLIISAEVELKDLYTGGRLSFEFQRTLSRLLEMQSHEFLSRPHKP; encoded by the coding sequence ATGACTCCGCTCGAACGCTACCAGGCCGACCTCAAACGTCCGGACTTCTTTCACGATGCCGCCCAGGAACAGGCCGTGCGCCACCTGCAGCGCCTGTACGACGAGCTGGTCGCCGACGAGCGCAGCAAGCCCGGGGTGTTCGGCAAGCTGTTCGGCAAGAAATCCGTGACCCCGGTCAAGGGCCTGTATTTCTGGGGCGGCGTCGGCCGTGGCAAGACCTACCTGGTCGACACCTTCTTCGATGCCCTGCCGTTCAAGGAAAAGGAGCGCACCCACTTCCACCGCTTCATGAAGCGCGTGCACGAGGAAATGCGTTCGCTCAAGGACGTCAAGAACCCGCTCACGGTGATCGGCAAGCGATTTTCCGAGCAGTTCCGGGTGATCTGCTTCGACGAATTCTTCGTCTCCGACATCACCGACGCGATGATCCTGGCGACCCTGCTCGAGGAGCTGTTCAAGAACGGCGTGACCCTGGTGGCCACCTCCAACATCGTGCCGGACGGCCTCTACAAGGACGGTCTGCAGCGCGCGCGCTTCCTGCCGGCCATCGAGCTTTTGAAGGTGCACACCGAGATCGTCAACGTCGACAGCGGCATCGACTATCGCCTGCGTGCCCTGGAGCAGGCCGAGCTGTTCCACTTCCCCCTGGGCGAAGCAGCCGAGCAGAGCCTGGAAAAGAGCTTCAAGAGCCTGCTGCACGAGAACACCGGCGTGCAGGAAAACGAATCGCTGATGATCGAGAACCGCGCCATCGTCGCCCGCAAGGTCGGCGGCGACGTGGGCTGGTTCGATTTCCGCGAGCTGTGCGACGGCCCGCGCAGCCAGAACGACTACATCGAGCTGGGCAAGATCTTCCACTCGGTGATTCTCTCCAACGTCGAGCAGATGAGCGTGGCCAAGGAAGACATGGCGCGGCGCTTCATCAACCTGGTCGACGAGTTCTACGACCGCAACGTCAAGCTGATCATCTCCGCCGAAGTGGAGCTCAAGGATCTGTACACCGGCGGGCGCCTGAGCTTCGAGTTCCAGCGTACCCTGAGCCGCCTGCTGGAAATGCAGTCCCACGAGTTCCTGTCTCGCCCGCACAAGCCCTAG
- a CDS encoding tryptophan--tRNA ligase, with protein sequence MTTRILTGITTTGTPHLGNYAGAIRPAIVASRRADMDSFYFLADYHALIKCDDPARIQRSRLEIAATWLALGLDTDKATFYRQSDIPEIPELCWLLTCVAGKGLLNRAHAYKASVDKNVEAGEDPDAGVTMGLFSYPVLMAADILMFNAQKVPVGRDQIQHVEMARDIGQRFNHLFGQGKDLFKLPEVVIEEDVATLPGLDGRKMSKSYDNTIPLFGSAKQLKDAVARIVTDSRQPGEAKDPDNSHLFTIYQAFAAPTQQADFRAALLGGLAWGEAKQALYELLEAELGEARERYHALIARPADLEDILLAGAAKARKIATPFLGELREAVGLRSFREQVQVAAGSKKKAAKRARFVSFRDEDGSFRFRLLDADGEQLLLSPSFADGKAAGQASKGLQSGEALDIRVQGDAFGVWLDDQLVGESPAFADATALEAAIARLRDALTPEEA encoded by the coding sequence ATGACCACGCGTATCCTTACCGGCATCACCACCACCGGCACGCCGCACCTGGGCAACTATGCCGGCGCGATTCGCCCGGCCATCGTCGCCAGCCGCCGCGCCGACATGGATTCCTTCTACTTCCTGGCCGACTACCACGCGCTGATCAAGTGCGATGACCCGGCGCGCATCCAGCGCTCGCGCCTGGAGATCGCCGCGACCTGGCTGGCACTGGGCCTGGACACCGACAAGGCGACCTTCTATCGCCAGTCCGATATCCCGGAAATCCCCGAGCTGTGCTGGCTGCTGACCTGCGTGGCCGGCAAGGGCCTGCTCAACCGCGCCCACGCCTACAAGGCCTCGGTGGACAAGAACGTGGAAGCCGGTGAAGACCCGGATGCCGGCGTGACCATGGGCCTGTTCAGCTACCCGGTGCTGATGGCCGCGGACATCCTGATGTTCAACGCCCAGAAGGTGCCGGTCGGTCGTGACCAGATCCAGCACGTGGAAATGGCCCGCGACATCGGCCAGCGCTTCAATCACCTGTTCGGCCAGGGCAAGGACCTGTTCAAGCTGCCCGAGGTGGTGATCGAGGAAGACGTCGCCACCCTGCCGGGCCTCGATGGTCGCAAGATGTCGAAGAGCTACGACAACACCATCCCGCTGTTCGGCAGCGCCAAGCAGCTCAAGGACGCCGTGGCGCGTATCGTCACCGACTCCCGCCAGCCCGGCGAGGCGAAGGACCCGGACAACTCGCACCTGTTCACCATCTACCAGGCCTTCGCCGCACCGACCCAGCAGGCGGATTTCCGCGCCGCGCTGCTCGGCGGGCTGGCCTGGGGCGAAGCCAAGCAGGCGCTCTATGAGCTGCTGGAAGCCGAGCTGGGCGAGGCGCGCGAGCGTTACCACGCCCTGATCGCCCGCCCGGCCGATCTGGAAGACATCCTGCTGGCCGGCGCCGCCAAGGCGCGCAAGATCGCCACCCCGTTTCTCGGCGAGCTGCGCGAAGCGGTGGGCCTGCGCTCGTTCCGCGAGCAGGTGCAGGTTGCCGCAGGCAGCAAGAAGAAGGCCGCCAAGCGTGCGCGCTTCGTCAGCTTCCGCGACGAGGACGGCAGCTTCCGCTTCCGCCTGCTGGATGCCGACGGCGAGCAACTGTTGCTGTCGCCATCCTTCGCCGACGGCAAGGCGGCGGGTCAGGCGAGCAAGGGCCTGCAAAGCGGCGAGGCGCTGGACATCCGCGTGCAGGGCGATGCCTTCGGCGTATGGCTGGATGATCAGCTGGTCGGCGAAAGCCCGGCCTTCGCCGATGCCACGGCTCTTGAGGCGGCCATCGCCCGCCTGCGTGACGCCCTGACGCCGGAAGAAGCCTGA
- a CDS encoding alpha/beta hydrolase: MLIRETPTMIDGPSGQLEALCLEVAEARGVALICHPNPVQGGTMLNKVVSTLQRTARDAGYHTLRFNYRGVGASAGSHDMGSGEVDDAEAVAHWLSERYPGLPLTLMGFSFGGFVAAALGGRLEQQGLEPGKLFMIAPAVMRLGSDNPPAARCPLVVIQPDADEVVEPQRVYGWSTNLGRAHELLKVAECGHFFHGKLTDLKDLLLPRL; the protein is encoded by the coding sequence TTGCTGATCCGCGAAACCCCCACGATGATCGACGGCCCGAGCGGCCAGTTGGAAGCCCTTTGCCTGGAAGTCGCCGAGGCGCGCGGCGTCGCGCTGATCTGTCACCCGAACCCGGTGCAGGGCGGCACCATGCTCAACAAGGTGGTGTCGACCTTGCAGCGCACCGCCCGCGATGCCGGCTACCACACCCTGCGTTTCAACTACCGCGGCGTGGGCGCCAGCGCCGGCAGCCACGACATGGGCAGCGGTGAAGTGGATGACGCCGAGGCGGTCGCCCACTGGCTAAGCGAGCGCTACCCGGGTTTGCCGCTGACCCTGATGGGCTTTTCCTTTGGTGGCTTCGTGGCTGCCGCCCTGGGTGGCCGCCTGGAGCAACAGGGCCTCGAGCCAGGGAAGCTGTTCATGATCGCGCCGGCGGTGATGCGCCTGGGCAGCGACAACCCGCCGGCAGCACGTTGCCCACTGGTGGTGATCCAGCCGGACGCCGACGAAGTGGTCGAGCCGCAACGGGTCTACGGCTGGTCCACCAACCTCGGCCGTGCCCACGAACTGCTGAAAGTGGCAGAATGCGGCCACTTTTTTCACGGCAAGCTGACCGATCTCAAGGATCTGCTGCTGCCTCGCCTGTGA